TAAAAGTTCTGGCTTCACTTAATGTTTGCTCTGTGTCAACTTTTAGTTGATTAGTTGTTGCTCTGATCTGTTCTGTCGTTTCTCTTTCGCTTTTTGCCCAGTCTGCTTCAGCTTTTGCAGCAGGAATATATTGTGATTCCATGTAAGTTAAATTAACAGCGTCGTTAGGCTCTACTGGGTCTGAGACTTCTCGTAGCCGTCTATTTAAAGCACTGAAGTGACCATTCTTTCATTTTCAGAAGACCCTCTGAATAGTCGAGAACTTCCTGAGCCACGAAGAAAAGCTGTTCATTTGCTTGGTCTAAATTTTCTTCTGATAAAATAGAGCCATCGTAAAAATCAACTGTTCGCTCATGCAAGGGAGTTTCCCGTTTAACGCGGACAATTAAGTTTGCTTCTGGGGCTGCACTTAAAGTAACAA
Above is a genomic segment from Spartinivicinus poritis containing:
- a CDS encoding phage tail fiber protein, translated to MALSYKDYIANGQAKDFAVPFSFIHDEDIKVFVDGKRQERKINNKVVTLSAAPEANLIVRVKRETPLHERTVDFYDGSILSEENLDQANEQLFFVAQEVLDYSEGLLKMKEWSLQCFK